In the genome of Phycisphaerae bacterium, one region contains:
- a CDS encoding CRTAC1 family protein, whose product MAIEKRDTLQPARPAPHTLRWVVAVIGGLALVSAISVFLLTRGAGMRRIAQVPTDAPEIVTPPVTAPAIPFTDITESAGLTFVHQNAFAGEMLLPETMGGGAAFFDYDNDGDPDLLLVNGAAWPWSASADRLPPGPALYQNDGTGRFTDVSASAGLPRDYFGTGVACGDFDGDGKVDLFLSALGPNHLLHNLGHGRFEEVTDAAGVAGEADAWSTSAGFFDYDRDGDLDLFVANYARWSPEADRQSKHASPRDVAAYGGAADLPGRNSYLYRNEGGGQFTDVSSEAGIDVFDPETKVPLGKALAVTFLDISRDGWLDIFVTNDGVRDFVFLNMGDGTFAERGALFGLGDPGEATKKSHGVSAGYYRDDEAIGVLVGRAAGETVALNVSRGERVLFSDDAVLEGLGSATIPANTFGALFLDADLDGRLDVLLANGHTEPNIAEIEPGQVYEQPSQLFWNAGRSPLGSFIQVPPELTGDLAEARVGRAAATADIDGDGDLDVIITQPGRRAVLLRNDQSLGHNWLRVALVGREGNTEAIGALVEVIAGGVTQRRRAMPTRSYLAQVEATVTFGLGEMQSVKLVRIIWPDDSVSELAQPDVNRVITVHQPDEPPPAPTN is encoded by the coding sequence ATGGCCATCGAGAAGCGAGACACCCTGCAGCCAGCGCGGCCGGCGCCCCATACCCTTCGATGGGTCGTGGCGGTCATTGGTGGTTTGGCGCTGGTTTCCGCGATCAGCGTCTTCCTGCTGACGCGAGGTGCAGGCATGCGGCGGATCGCGCAGGTTCCCACGGACGCGCCGGAGATTGTCACGCCGCCCGTTACCGCTCCGGCGATCCCGTTCACGGACATCACCGAATCCGCCGGCCTGACGTTCGTTCACCAGAATGCGTTCGCCGGCGAGATGCTCCTTCCCGAGACCATGGGCGGCGGCGCGGCGTTCTTCGATTACGATAACGATGGCGATCCTGATCTGCTGCTGGTCAACGGTGCCGCTTGGCCGTGGAGTGCATCGGCCGATCGCCTGCCGCCCGGACCGGCGCTGTATCAAAACGACGGTACCGGTCGCTTCACCGATGTATCCGCTTCGGCCGGTCTGCCGCGGGACTACTTCGGCACCGGTGTGGCCTGCGGCGATTTCGACGGCGATGGGAAGGTGGATCTCTTTCTTTCCGCACTGGGTCCCAATCATCTCCTTCATAACCTCGGCCATGGCCGGTTCGAGGAAGTGACCGATGCGGCCGGCGTCGCGGGCGAAGCGGATGCGTGGAGTACGTCGGCCGGTTTCTTCGACTACGATCGCGACGGCGACCTTGACTTGTTCGTCGCGAATTACGCCCGGTGGTCTCCGGAGGCCGATCGCCAATCGAAACATGCATCGCCAAGAGACGTTGCCGCGTACGGCGGGGCGGCAGATCTGCCCGGCCGGAACAGTTACCTGTATCGCAATGAGGGCGGTGGTCAATTCACCGACGTCTCGAGCGAGGCAGGTATCGACGTGTTCGATCCTGAAACCAAAGTTCCGCTGGGCAAGGCACTGGCGGTGACGTTCCTGGACATCAGTCGCGACGGGTGGCTGGACATTTTCGTCACCAACGATGGGGTTCGCGACTTCGTATTTCTCAACATGGGGGACGGCACCTTTGCGGAGCGGGGGGCGCTCTTCGGGCTTGGTGATCCGGGCGAAGCGACCAAGAAGTCGCACGGCGTCAGCGCGGGGTACTATCGCGATGATGAGGCGATCGGCGTGCTTGTCGGTCGCGCGGCGGGGGAAACCGTGGCCCTGAATGTCTCCCGCGGGGAACGCGTGCTTTTCAGTGATGACGCGGTGCTCGAGGGCTTGGGCTCGGCGACGATCCCCGCCAATACGTTCGGGGCACTGTTTCTCGATGCCGATCTGGACGGGCGATTGGACGTGCTTCTCGCCAACGGACACACCGAGCCCAACATCGCCGAGATCGAGCCCGGGCAGGTGTACGAACAGCCCAGCCAGCTTTTCTGGAATGCGGGACGGTCGCCGCTCGGATCATTCATTCAGGTTCCGCCGGAATTGACCGGCGATCTCGCCGAGGCCCGCGTGGGTCGCGCCGCGGCCACGGCCGATATTGACGGCGACGGCGACCTCGACGTGATCATCACTCAGCCCGGGCGCCGGGCGGTTCTGCTTCGTAACGATCAGTCCCTCGGGCACAACTGGCTTCGCGTCGCGCTGGTCGGAAGGGAAGGCAACACCGAGGCAATCGGCGCGCTGGTCGAAGTGATCGCGGGCGGCGTGACCCAGCGGCGGCGGGCTATGCCCACGCGAAGTTACCTGGCCCAGGTGGAGGCGACCGTTACCTTTGGATTGGGCGAGATGCAATCTGTGAAATTGGTGCGGATAATCTGGCCCGACGATTCGGTCTCGGAACTTGCTCAGCCCGACGTGAACCGGGTCATCACGGTTCATCAACCCGACGAGCCTCCGCCGGCGCCGACGAACTGA
- a CDS encoding serine/threonine protein kinase, translated as MSKDSEQPDHPPAEPTDDSLDTSDVRVGKAINREIDAGIDDREASTVSRIDSPGSPAEIADLLRVAGMIRGGRDPLADLVRLGIVQPCTDGSELRLDKYKILGLLGEGGMGIVLAAEDTKLHRQLAIKVLRPDVARSPAAIPRFFREARAIAALAHPNVVSIHAVGEAGGLPWYAMQFVRGPTVAQWVRRHGPRPAESVRKIAVGMFRGLRVIHDAGIVHRDIKSSNLLLEGIGPEDTEVDGPDRVKIADFGLVRWQESQTQLTISDNVLGTPEYMSPEQARGGEGLDHRTDLYSAGVVLYELITGKNPFRSGSAAAVLHRIQNERPDDPRLLLSQVDDALADLVVNLVEKEPWDRPSSAEQVLDILESGARIRSPRKRRVRRKVVYWFLAMVIATIGVAFGVRRSLVSQSVSRISAIRVEKTDEGGAASTVLVRFGDDAEWKVFKSFKDRVYPAIVDLNGQGSQIVVVGTAPPVGDDCLFAYSTSGEQLWSLPMSDGRQWPDNGPASIWSCEAILSADLDGVPGDELIVACTDLIQYPSRLSVIDPRTREVRSNFWHFGRFAGMFVSTDFFGAGRHAIVAWGHNNKLDGFDGDPLPGDDPPRTGYDIVKFVMIVDPLEMSGLGPPRTRRLPDLAAATPYAYAFLDTPISLKHRIRPMHAWEVERYPADSELADLKSVTPSTVPSDSSVAPWFRVTLEDSTAGLSPSLYLDRHLDFHYTIAARPAAETDAFWRERWKVVMREGKYVGD; from the coding sequence GTGTCGAAGGACTCCGAGCAACCCGACCATCCCCCGGCCGAGCCAACAGACGATTCGTTGGATACTTCCGATGTTCGCGTAGGGAAGGCGATCAACCGGGAGATCGACGCCGGGATCGATGATCGCGAAGCTTCCACCGTTTCGCGCATCGATTCGCCCGGCTCTCCAGCGGAGATTGCGGATCTCCTGCGAGTCGCCGGGATGATACGCGGTGGCCGGGATCCGCTGGCTGATCTCGTTCGTCTGGGCATCGTCCAACCTTGTACTGACGGGTCGGAGCTACGTCTGGACAAATACAAGATCCTCGGCCTCCTCGGGGAGGGTGGAATGGGGATCGTGCTCGCAGCTGAGGATACCAAGCTCCATCGGCAACTCGCTATCAAGGTACTTCGTCCTGACGTCGCCCGAAGTCCCGCGGCCATACCCCGGTTTTTCCGGGAAGCCCGTGCGATCGCTGCGCTCGCCCACCCGAACGTGGTATCGATTCACGCCGTGGGCGAGGCGGGCGGTCTGCCATGGTATGCCATGCAGTTCGTGCGTGGACCCACCGTGGCCCAATGGGTACGGCGACACGGTCCCCGCCCGGCTGAGTCCGTTCGAAAGATCGCCGTCGGTATGTTCAGGGGTTTGCGCGTGATACACGATGCCGGGATCGTCCATCGGGACATCAAGTCTTCGAACCTGCTTCTGGAGGGCATAGGGCCGGAGGACACGGAGGTTGATGGTCCGGATCGGGTAAAGATCGCCGACTTTGGTCTTGTGCGTTGGCAGGAGAGTCAAACGCAGCTCACGATCAGCGACAATGTACTGGGAACCCCCGAGTACATGAGCCCGGAACAGGCGCGCGGTGGAGAAGGCCTCGACCACCGCACGGACCTGTACTCCGCAGGAGTCGTCCTGTACGAATTGATCACGGGTAAGAACCCATTCCGATCCGGCTCGGCCGCAGCGGTCTTGCATCGCATCCAGAATGAACGGCCGGACGACCCCCGATTGCTCCTATCTCAAGTGGATGATGCTCTTGCGGACCTTGTAGTCAACCTCGTGGAGAAAGAACCGTGGGATCGGCCGTCGTCGGCGGAGCAGGTCCTCGACATTCTGGAATCCGGCGCGCGGATTCGATCGCCGAGAAAACGTCGCGTGCGGCGGAAGGTCGTTTATTGGTTCTTGGCCATGGTGATTGCGACGATCGGCGTGGCGTTCGGCGTGCGCCGCAGCCTGGTGAGCCAATCGGTATCGAGAATAAGCGCGATCCGGGTGGAAAAGACTGATGAGGGCGGTGCTGCGAGCACGGTACTTGTGAGGTTCGGGGATGATGCCGAATGGAAGGTATTCAAGTCGTTCAAGGACAGGGTATATCCCGCGATAGTCGATCTGAACGGTCAAGGCAGTCAGATAGTTGTAGTCGGGACGGCACCGCCCGTGGGAGATGATTGCTTGTTTGCGTACTCGACGAGCGGCGAGCAACTCTGGTCGTTACCAATGTCTGATGGTCGTCAGTGGCCGGATAACGGCCCAGCAAGCATCTGGTCATGTGAGGCAATACTCTCCGCGGATCTGGACGGTGTTCCGGGCGACGAGCTGATCGTGGCTTGCACCGATCTTATCCAGTACCCGTCACGACTTTCGGTGATCGATCCGCGTACCCGCGAGGTACGCTCGAACTTCTGGCATTTTGGACGCTTTGCGGGCATGTTTGTCTCGACTGACTTCTTCGGCGCAGGCAGGCATGCCATCGTCGCCTGGGGTCACAACAACAAGCTGGACGGCTTCGATGGTGATCCCCTGCCGGGGGATGATCCGCCGCGCACCGGGTACGACATTGTGAAATTCGTGATGATTGTTGATCCGCTCGAAATGAGTGGGCTCGGCCCGCCGCGGACTCGCCGCCTGCCCGATCTGGCAGCCGCCACGCCTTACGCCTATGCCTTTCTGGATACTCCGATCTCGCTCAAGCACCGCATTCGGCCAATGCACGCCTGGGAGGTGGAACGGTATCCCGCTGATTCTGAACTGGCCGACTTGAAATCGGTGACTCCTTCAACTGTTCCTTCCGATTCCT